In one Macaca fascicularis isolate 582-1 chromosome 6, T2T-MFA8v1.1 genomic region, the following are encoded:
- the ARSI gene encoding arylsulfatase I produces MHALTGFSLVSLLSFGYLSWDWAKPSLVADWPGEAGEQRSAAPPQPPHIIFILTDDQGYHDVGYHGSDIETPTLDRLAAKGVKLENYYIQPICTPSRSQLLTGRYQIHTGLQHSIIRPRQPNCLPLDQVTLPQKLQEAGYSTHMVGKWHLGFYRKECLPTRRGFDTFLGSLTGNVDYYTYDNCDGPGVCGFDLHEGENVAWGLSGQYSTMLYAQRASHILASHSPQRPLFLYVAFQAVHTPLQSPREYLYRYRTMGNVARRKYAAMVTCMDEAVRNITWALKRYGFYNNSVIIFSSDNGGQTFSGGSNWPLRGRKGTYWEGGVRGLGFVHSPLLKRKQRTSRALMHITDWYPTLVGLAGGTTSAADGLDGYDVWPAISEGRASPRTEILHNIDPLYNHAQHGSLEGGFGIWNTAVQAAIRVGEWKLLTGDPGYGDWIPPQTLATFPGSWWNLERMASVRQAVWLFNISADPYEREDLAGQRPDVVRTLLARLAEYNRTAIPVRYPAENPRAHPDFNGGAWGPWASDEEEEEEEGRARSFFRGRRKKKCKICKLRSFFRKLNTRLMSQRI; encoded by the exons ATGCACGCCCTCACTGGCTTCTCCCTGGTCAGCCTGCTCAGCTTCGGCTACCTGTCCTGGGACTGGGCCAAGCCGAGCCTCGTGGCCGACTGGCCCGGGGAGGCCGGTGAGCAGCGCTCGGCCGCtccgccccagcctccccacaTCATTTTCATTCTCACGGACGACCAAGGCTACCACGACGTGGGCTACCATGGTTCAGATATCGAGACCCCCACGCTGGACAGGCTGGCGGCCAAGGGGGTCAAGTTGGAGAATTATTACATCCAGCCCATCTGCACGCCTTCGCGGAGCCAGCTCCTCACTGGCAG gTACCAGATCCACACAGGACTCCAGCATTCCATCATCCGCCCACGGCAGCCCAACTGCCTGCCCTTGGACCAGGTGACACTGCCCCAGAAGCTGCAGGAGGCAGGTTATTCCACCCATATGGTGGGCAAGTGGCACCTAGGCTTCTACCGGAAGGAGTGTCTGCCCACCCGTCGGGGCTTCGACACCTTCCTGGGCTCGCTCACGGGCAATGTGGACTATTACACCTATGACAACTGTGATGGCCCAGGCGTGTGCGGCTTCGACCTGCACGAGGGTGAGAATGTGGCCTGGGGGCTCAGCGGCCAGTACTCCACTATGCTTTACGCCCAGCGTGCCAGCCATATCCTGGCCAGCCACAGCCCTCAGCGGCCCCTCTTCCTCTATGTGGCCTTCCAGGCAGTACACACACCCCTGCAGTCCCCTCGTGAGTACCTGTACCGCTACCGCACCATGGGTAATGTGGCCCGGCGGAAGTATGCGGCCATGGTGACCTGCATGGATGAGGCTGTGCGCAACATCACCTGGGCCCTGAAGCGCTATGGTTTCTACAACAACAGTGTCATCATCTTCTCCAGTGACAATGGTGGTCAGACTTTCTCGGGGGGCAGCAACTGGCCGCTCCGAGGACGCAAGGGCACTTATTGGGAAGGTGGCGTGCGGGGCCTAGGCTTTGTCCATAGTCCCCTGCTCAAGCGAAAGCAACGGACAAGCCGGGCACTGATGCACATCACTGACTGGTACCCGACCCTGGTGGGTCTGGCAGGTGGCACCACCTCAGCAGCTGACGGGCTAGATGGCTACGATGTATGGCCGGCCATCAGCGAGGGCCGGGCCTCACCACGCACGGAGATCCTGCACAACATTGACCCACTCTACAACCATGCCCAGCATGGCTCCCTGGAGGGCGGCTTTGGCATCTGGAACACCGCTGTGCAGGCTGCCATCCGCGTGGGTGAGTGGAAGCTGCTGACAGGAGACCCTGGCTATGGCGATTGGATCCCGCCACAGACACTGGCCACCTTCCCGGGTAGCTGGTGGAACCTGGAACGAATGGCCAGTGTCCGTCAGGCTGTATGGCTCTTCAACATCAGTGCTGACCCTTATGAACGGGAGGACCTGGCTGGCCAGCGGCCTGATGTGGTCCGCACCCTGCTGGCTCGCCTGGCCGAATATAACCGCACAGCCATCCCGGTGCGCTACCCGGCTGAGAACCCCCGGGCTCATCCTGACTTTAATGGGGGTGCGTGGGGGCCTTGGGCCagtgatgaggaagaggaggaagaggaagggagggctCGAAGCTTCTTCCGGGGTCGTCGCAAGAAAAAATGCAAGATTTGCAAGCTTCGATCCTTTTTCCGTAAACTCAACACTAGGCTGATGTCTCAACGGATCTga